A window from Actimicrobium sp. CCC2.4 encodes these proteins:
- a CDS encoding HPr family phosphocarrier protein — MIQQELEIINKLGLHARASAKLTQLAAKFQSEVWLTRNKRRVNAKSIMGVMMLAAGKGTKVLLETDGSDEQACFTALQELIDNKFGEGE, encoded by the coding sequence ATGATCCAGCAAGAACTTGAAATCATTAACAAGCTGGGCCTGCATGCACGCGCCTCGGCCAAGCTGACCCAGCTGGCCGCAAAATTCCAGAGCGAGGTCTGGCTGACGCGCAACAAGCGCCGTGTCAATGCCAAGTCGATCATGGGCGTCATGATGCTGGCCGCCGGCAAGGGCACCAAGGTCTTGCTGGAAACCGACGGCTCCGACGAACAAGCCTGTTTCACCGCATTGCAGGAGCTGATCGACAACAAGTTCGGCGAAGGCGAATAA
- the ptsP gene encoding phosphoenolpyruvate--protein phosphotransferase, producing MASFTLHGISVSRGIAIGRAHLLTPATLDVKHYLIEQDQMEAEVARLKDAIRTVHGELQSIWRDLPKDAPAELAAFIDVHVLILSDPMLSEVPLNIIRKRYYNAEWALVTQIDELSAQFDEVEDPYLRERKADIQQVGERILKVLTGTATTIPTPSGSEEKISHMIVVAHDISPADMMQFRDRSFAGFVTDVGGQNSHTAIVARSLDIPAAVGMFNASALIDQDDWVIIDGDAGVVIVDPSPQVLEQYRERQARLIRERKKLSKLKKTPAITIDGTEIHLMANIELPDDCAAALDAGANGVGLFRSEFLFMGRTGYNNKLPTEDEQFESYRKAVVAMKGRPVTIRTLDIGADKPLDTAEQTALNPALGLRAIRFCLAEPQMFLIQLRAILRASAFGKVRLLVPMLSHAFEIDQTLVMIEQAKAQLRTANKRFDEAIEVGAMIEIPAAALTLPLFVKRLDFLSIGTNDLIQYTLAIDRVDHEVAHLYNPLHPAILYLLSNTIAIGAKHGVPVAVCGEMAGDTHLTRLLLGMGLREFSMHPSQLLPVKQEVLNSDLRLLVPQTKKILRAIEPRAITEGVERLAAL from the coding sequence ATGGCCTCTTTTACGCTCCACGGCATTTCAGTCTCGCGCGGCATCGCGATCGGGCGCGCGCATCTGCTCACGCCGGCGACGCTCGACGTCAAGCATTACCTGATCGAGCAAGACCAGATGGAAGCCGAAGTCGCCCGTCTGAAAGACGCCATCCGGACCGTGCATGGCGAACTGCAATCGATCTGGCGCGACCTGCCCAAGGATGCGCCGGCCGAGCTGGCCGCCTTCATCGATGTGCACGTGCTGATCCTGTCGGACCCGATGCTCTCGGAAGTGCCGCTCAATATTATTCGCAAGCGCTACTACAACGCCGAATGGGCGCTGGTCACGCAGATCGACGAACTGTCGGCGCAGTTCGATGAAGTCGAAGACCCGTATCTGCGCGAACGCAAGGCCGATATCCAGCAGGTCGGCGAACGCATCCTGAAAGTGCTGACCGGGACCGCCACGACCATCCCGACACCGTCCGGCAGCGAAGAAAAAATCTCCCACATGATTGTCGTCGCGCATGATATTTCGCCGGCCGACATGATGCAGTTCCGCGACCGTTCGTTTGCCGGATTCGTCACCGATGTCGGTGGTCAGAACTCGCATACCGCCATCGTCGCGCGCAGCCTCGACATCCCGGCCGCAGTCGGCATGTTCAACGCCTCGGCCCTGATCGACCAGGACGACTGGGTCATCATCGATGGCGATGCCGGCGTCGTCATTGTCGACCCGTCGCCGCAAGTGCTCGAGCAATACCGCGAACGCCAGGCGCGCCTGATCCGCGAGCGCAAAAAACTCAGTAAGCTCAAGAAGACCCCGGCCATCACCATCGACGGCACCGAGATTCATTTGATGGCCAATATCGAGCTGCCCGACGATTGCGCCGCCGCGCTCGATGCCGGCGCCAACGGCGTCGGCCTGTTCCGCTCCGAATTCCTGTTCATGGGACGCACCGGCTACAACAACAAGCTGCCTACCGAGGACGAGCAATTCGAGTCCTATCGCAAGGCCGTGGTGGCGATGAAAGGCCGGCCGGTGACGATCCGCACGCTCGACATCGGTGCCGACAAACCGCTCGACACGGCCGAGCAGACCGCGCTCAATCCGGCCCTTGGCTTGCGCGCGATCCGCTTTTGCCTGGCCGAGCCGCAAATGTTTTTGATCCAGTTGCGCGCCATCCTGCGTGCCTCGGCCTTCGGCAAGGTGCGCCTGCTGGTGCCGATGCTCTCGCATGCGTTCGAGATCGACCAGACGCTAGTGATGATCGAACAAGCCAAGGCCCAGCTGCGCACGGCCAACAAAAGATTCGACGAAGCCATCGAAGTCGGCGCCATGATCGAGATCCCGGCTGCCGCGCTGACGCTGCCGCTGTTCGTCAAGCGCCTCGATTTTTTGTCGATCGGCACCAACGACCTGATCCAGTACACGCTGGCGATCGACCGCGTCGACCACGAAGTCGCGCATCTGTACAACCCGCTGCATCCGGCCATCCTGTACCTGCTCTCGAACACGATTGCCATCGGTGCCAAGCACGGCGTGCCGGTCGCCGTCTGTGGCGAAATGGCCGGCGATACCCATCTGACCCGGCTGTTGCTTGGCATGGGACTGCGCGAGTTTTCGATGCATCCGTCGCAGCTGCTGCCGGTCAAGCAGGAAGTGCTCAACAGCGACTTGCGCCTGCTGGTGCCGCAGACCAAAAAAATATTGCGTGCCATTGAACCGCGTGCCATTACCGAGGGCGTGGAACGGCTGGCGGCGTTGTAG
- the metX gene encoding homoserine O-succinyltransferase MetX, with translation MKSLGIVTPQSMHFPTPLPLQSGASLAGYALTYETYGTLNAARSNAVLVCHALNASHHVAGLHADANGEPVSPGWWDNMVGPGKPVDTDRFFVIGVNNLGSCFGSTGPMHADPATGKPYGASFPVVTVEDWVQAQARLADALGIVQFAAVMGGSLGGMQALAWSLLFPQRLRHCVVVASTPKLSAQNIAFNDVARQAILTDPDFHGGDFYAHGVVPKNGLRVARMVGHITYLSDDDMAEKFGRDLRSGEYQFGFGVDFEIESYLRYQGDKFAQYFDANTYLLITKALDYFDPARAYGGDLTKALAKTTAEFLLVSFQTDWRFAPERSREMVQALVNNRRRVTYAEIDAPHGHDAFLQDDARYMNVVRAYYQNVWNALQSESCA, from the coding sequence ATGAAATCCCTCGGAATCGTCACCCCGCAATCGATGCATTTCCCGACCCCGCTGCCGCTGCAAAGCGGCGCGTCGCTGGCCGGTTATGCGCTGACCTATGAAACCTACGGCACGCTCAACGCGGCGCGCTCCAACGCAGTGCTGGTCTGCCATGCGCTGAACGCCTCGCACCATGTCGCCGGCCTGCATGCCGATGCCAACGGCGAGCCGGTCAGCCCGGGCTGGTGGGACAACATGGTCGGTCCCGGCAAGCCGGTTGATACTGATCGCTTCTTCGTCATCGGCGTCAACAACCTCGGCTCGTGCTTCGGTTCAACCGGGCCGATGCACGCTGATCCTGCCACCGGCAAACCCTACGGCGCGAGTTTCCCGGTCGTTACCGTCGAAGATTGGGTACAGGCGCAAGCCCGGCTGGCCGATGCGCTCGGCATCGTGCAATTTGCCGCCGTCATGGGCGGCTCGCTGGGTGGCATGCAGGCGCTGGCCTGGAGCCTGCTGTTTCCGCAGCGCTTGCGCCATTGCGTGGTGGTGGCCTCGACCCCCAAATTGTCAGCCCAGAATATCGCCTTCAATGACGTTGCCCGCCAGGCCATCCTGACCGATCCGGATTTCCACGGCGGTGATTTTTATGCACATGGCGTGGTGCCGAAAAACGGCCTGCGGGTGGCGCGCATGGTCGGCCACATCACCTATCTGTCGGATGACGACATGGCCGAAAAATTCGGCCGCGACCTGCGCTCCGGCGAATATCAGTTCGGCTTCGGCGTCGATTTCGAAATCGAATCCTACCTGCGCTACCAGGGCGACAAGTTCGCCCAGTACTTCGACGCCAACACCTATCTGCTGATCACGAAAGCACTCGATTATTTCGATCCGGCGCGCGCCTATGGCGGCGACCTGACCAAGGCGCTGGCCAAGACCACGGCCGAATTCCTGCTGGTATCTTTTCAGACCGACTGGCGCTTTGCCCCTGAACGCAGCCGCGAGATGGTGCAGGCGCTGGTCAACAATCGTCGCCGCGTTACCTATGCCGAAATCGATGCGCCGCATGGCCACGATGCCTTCCTGCAGGACGACGCGCGCTACATGAACGTGGTCCGTGCCTATTACCAGAACGTGTGGAATGCACTTCAGTCCGAAAGCTGCGCATGA
- the metW gene encoding methionine biosynthesis protein MetW gives MNFNELSALRPDLAFIAHWVRADTEVLDLGCGDGVMLDYLQTDKQCHGYGVEIDDDKIPDCIARGVSVIQQDMEAGLAMFADSAFDTVLCLSALQMMKNVEGVLTDIARVGREAIVSFPNFAYWPHRLALLRGRMPVSKSLPYEWYDTPNLRCATIKDFEELANQVGLDVLECVSLHDGRPVRFLPNWRGNLAVFRLKKTGSA, from the coding sequence ATGAATTTCAATGAACTCAGCGCCCTGCGTCCCGACCTCGCCTTCATCGCCCATTGGGTGCGTGCCGACACCGAAGTACTCGACCTCGGTTGCGGCGATGGCGTCATGCTCGACTACCTGCAAACTGACAAGCAGTGCCACGGCTACGGCGTCGAAATCGATGACGACAAGATCCCCGATTGCATCGCACGCGGTGTCTCGGTGATCCAGCAGGACATGGAAGCCGGCCTGGCGATGTTCGCCGACAGCGCCTTCGACACGGTGCTGTGCCTGTCTGCCTTGCAGATGATGAAGAACGTCGAAGGCGTGCTGACCGATATTGCCCGGGTCGGTCGCGAAGCGATCGTCTCGTTTCCGAACTTTGCTTACTGGCCGCATCGTCTGGCCTTGTTGCGCGGGCGCATGCCGGTCTCGAAAAGTCTGCCTTACGAGTGGTACGACACGCCCAACCTGCGCTGCGCGACGATCAAGGATTTCGAAGAATTGGCCAATCAGGTCGGCCTCGATGTGCTCGAATGCGTCTCGCTGCACGATGGCCGTCCGGTGCGTTTCCTGCCGAACTGGCGCGGTAATCTGGCGGTGTTTCGCCTCAAGAAAACCGGTAGCGCTTGA
- a CDS encoding AmpG family muropeptide MFS transporter, with product MTAIHVGWREYMNRRMLAILVFGFSSGLPLFILLYLLQAWLATSGLNVKALGLFALVMFPYTWKFLWSPLMDRYQFGSLGRRRGWMALTQAALFLAIGTMGMLDPLTQISLVAAMASLVAFLSASQDIVVDAYRREVLPDNQQGLGAAVYVNAYKVASMVPGALSLILADRMPWEPVFWITASFMLPGLLCTLLVKEPAQYGAPPKNLAQAVTLPFREFIARDGWRHALWILAFIFLFKLGDSMATALSTKFYLDLGFSMTQIGVIAKTTGLWASLAGGIVGGIWMLKLGINRGLWVFGAIQAVAVLGFAWLAYVGPDPLVLGTVIAFEAFGSTGLGSAAFVAFLSRATDPRYTATQYALFSSLAAVPRTFINASAGYIVAETGWFLFFFVCFALTIPGMLLLPKIAPWSQK from the coding sequence ATGACGGCTATCCACGTGGGTTGGCGCGAGTACATGAACCGCCGCATGCTGGCGATCCTGGTGTTCGGCTTCAGTTCCGGCCTGCCGCTGTTCATCCTGCTGTATTTGCTGCAAGCCTGGCTGGCCACCTCCGGCCTGAACGTCAAGGCGCTCGGTTTGTTCGCGCTGGTGATGTTTCCGTACACCTGGAAATTTCTCTGGTCGCCGCTGATGGACCGCTACCAGTTCGGTTCGCTCGGACGCCGGCGCGGCTGGATGGCGCTCACGCAGGCAGCGCTGTTTCTGGCCATCGGCACGATGGGCATGCTCGATCCGCTGACGCAGATTTCGCTGGTAGCGGCGATGGCCAGCCTGGTCGCGTTTCTGTCGGCCAGTCAGGACATCGTGGTCGATGCCTACCGGCGCGAAGTCCTGCCCGACAACCAGCAGGGACTCGGCGCGGCGGTCTACGTCAATGCCTACAAGGTCGCCAGCATGGTGCCGGGTGCGCTGTCGCTGATACTCGCTGACCGGATGCCGTGGGAACCGGTGTTCTGGATTACCGCCTCGTTCATGCTGCCTGGCCTGCTGTGCACGCTGCTGGTCAAGGAACCGGCGCAGTACGGCGCGCCGCCGAAGAACCTGGCGCAAGCAGTGACGCTGCCGTTTCGCGAGTTCATTGCGCGCGATGGCTGGCGTCATGCGTTGTGGATTCTGGCCTTCATTTTTCTATTCAAGCTGGGCGACAGCATGGCCACTGCGCTGTCGACCAAGTTCTATCTCGACCTCGGTTTCAGCATGACCCAGATCGGCGTCATCGCCAAAACTACCGGCCTGTGGGCCAGCCTGGCCGGCGGCATCGTCGGCGGTATCTGGATGCTCAAGCTCGGCATCAATCGCGGGCTGTGGGTGTTCGGTGCGATCCAGGCGGTGGCCGTGCTCGGCTTTGCGTGGCTGGCCTATGTCGGGCCCGATCCGCTGGTACTCGGCACCGTGATCGCGTTTGAAGCCTTCGGCAGCACCGGGCTCGGCTCGGCCGCGTTCGTCGCCTTCCTCTCGCGCGCCACCGACCCGCGCTACACCGCCACCCAGTACGCGCTGTTCTCCAGCCTGGCAGCGGTGCCGCGTACCTTCATCAATGCCTCGGCCGGCTACATCGTGGCCGAGACCGGCTGGTTCCTGTTCTTCTTCGTGTGCTTCGCGCTCACGATACCGGGGATGCTACTGTTGCCGAAGATTGCGCCGTGGTCGCAGAAGTAG
- a CDS encoding GMC family oxidoreductase, with amino-acid sequence MNTNFDFVIVGGGTAGCVLAARLSADGNYRVCLLEAGGDGRDLLIRLPAGVVAMMPGKPVKINNWAFDTVPQAGLAGRKGYQPRGKALGGSSAINAMLYVRGNAADYDEWASLGCDGWSYAEVLPYFKKSENNQRGASALRGDSGPLQVAEQQSPRPVSQAFVDACAENGIAPNPDYNGPVQEGAFLYQVTQFHQGERNGQRCSAAAAYLHPVMDRPNLTVLTRAHAHRILFDGTRAIGIEYQQDGKVQQVRASREVVLSGGAFNSPQLLMLSGVGPQAELAKHGIAPVQVLEGVGKNLQDHLDCVMSFRSKDTDMFGIGLGALATQISAYRQWRRDGTGMMATPFAEGGAFFKSSPGVSRPDLQLHFCISIVDDHARKLHLGYGFSCHVCVVRPASRGTVFLNSSDPLAPPGIDPQFLSDERDLQLLLAGTRTMRKILNAPALASYRAKELYTEHVRTEAELEQYVRTHSDTIYHPVGTCKMGVDALAVVDPQLRVHGLRQLRVVDASVMPRLIGGNTNAPTFMIAEKAADMILAAASPTSATTAQSSATVASPVS; translated from the coding sequence ATGAATACCAACTTCGATTTCGTCATCGTCGGTGGCGGTACCGCCGGCTGCGTGCTGGCCGCGCGCCTGAGTGCCGACGGCAACTACCGCGTCTGCCTGCTCGAAGCCGGCGGCGACGGCCGCGACCTGCTGATCCGCCTGCCTGCCGGCGTGGTCGCGATGATGCCGGGCAAGCCGGTGAAGATCAATAACTGGGCTTTCGACACGGTGCCGCAAGCCGGTCTGGCCGGGCGCAAAGGTTATCAGCCGCGCGGCAAGGCGCTTGGCGGTTCGTCGGCGATCAATGCGATGCTATACGTGCGCGGCAATGCCGCCGATTACGACGAATGGGCCAGTCTCGGCTGTGACGGCTGGTCGTATGCCGAGGTGCTGCCGTACTTCAAGAAATCAGAAAACAACCAGCGCGGCGCGAGTGCCTTGCGCGGCGATAGCGGGCCGTTGCAGGTGGCCGAACAGCAGAGTCCACGCCCCGTATCACAGGCCTTCGTGGACGCCTGCGCCGAAAACGGCATCGCGCCGAATCCCGACTACAACGGCCCGGTGCAAGAGGGCGCATTCCTGTATCAGGTCACGCAATTCCATCAGGGCGAGCGCAATGGCCAGCGCTGCTCGGCGGCTGCCGCGTACCTGCATCCGGTCATGGACCGCCCCAACCTGACGGTCCTGACGCGAGCGCATGCGCACCGCATCCTGTTCGATGGCACGCGCGCCATCGGTATCGAATACCAGCAGGATGGCAAGGTCCAACAGGTGCGGGCCAGCCGCGAAGTGGTGCTCAGTGGTGGCGCGTTCAATTCGCCGCAATTGCTGATGCTGTCCGGCGTCGGCCCGCAGGCAGAACTGGCGAAGCACGGCATCGCGCCGGTGCAAGTGCTGGAGGGCGTCGGGAAGAATCTGCAGGATCATCTGGATTGCGTGATGTCGTTCCGCTCGAAAGACACGGACATGTTCGGTATCGGCCTGGGCGCGCTGGCGACCCAGATCAGCGCGTACCGGCAATGGCGACGCGATGGCACCGGCATGATGGCCACGCCGTTCGCCGAAGGCGGTGCATTTTTCAAATCGTCGCCCGGGGTGTCACGGCCGGACCTGCAATTGCATTTTTGTATTTCGATAGTCGATGACCATGCCCGCAAACTGCATCTGGGCTACGGCTTTTCGTGCCACGTCTGCGTGGTGCGACCGGCCTCGCGCGGGACGGTTTTCCTCAACAGTAGCGATCCGCTGGCGCCACCGGGCATCGATCCGCAATTCCTGTCGGACGAGCGCGACCTGCAACTGCTGCTGGCCGGCACCCGGACCATGCGCAAGATCCTCAATGCGCCGGCGCTGGCGAGCTATCGTGCCAAGGAGCTATACACCGAGCACGTCCGCACCGAGGCCGAACTGGAGCAATACGTGCGCACGCATTCAGACACGATTTACCATCCGGTCGGCACCTGCAAGATGGGCGTTGATGCGCTGGCCGTGGTGGACCCGCAGCTACGGGTTCATGGTCTGCGGCAGTTGCGCGTGGTCGATGCGTCGGTGATGCCGCGCCTGATCGGCGGCAATACCAACGCACCGACCTTCATGATTGCCGAGAAAGCGGCCGACATGATCCTGGCTGCGGCGAGCCCTACTTCTGCGACCACGGCGCAATCTTCGGCAACAGTAGCATCCCCGGTATCGTGA
- a CDS encoding alkane 1-monooxygenase, protein MSTSAPVVPYVDHKRFAWMLSLLIPMSIATGPLLWQWHPVTLMLWLPVFFTYGIAPLIDLAMGTDTSNPPESAVPALDADPYYRRVTFALVPLLWGAFIYAAWFSQSVVLSWQAQLGLILSTGGVGGFCINLGHEIGHKRAPLEQWLARLILTPTFYGHFTVEHNRGHHRDVATPNDPASSRMGESIWRFVLREMPGAFSRAWTLEKARLHADGLPFWSLHNAILQPALITFALWGALCLWLGPQVLLFLLPAALWSNFQLTSANYIEHYGLLRQVRSNGRVETCKPQHSWNSNHVFSNWATFHLQRHSDHHAHPLRRFQSLRHFDAAPQLPNGYFGMFTVAYFPPLWFAVMDRRLVAAVDRDPDRINFAPGQRERLMARHGLVAKEQA, encoded by the coding sequence ATGTCAACTTCCGCCCCCGTGGTGCCGTATGTCGACCACAAACGCTTTGCCTGGATGCTCTCGCTGCTGATCCCGATGTCGATCGCCACCGGCCCGCTGCTATGGCAGTGGCATCCGGTGACGCTGATGCTGTGGCTGCCGGTTTTTTTTACGTATGGCATCGCGCCGCTGATCGATCTGGCGATGGGCACCGACACCAGCAATCCGCCCGAATCGGCGGTGCCGGCGCTGGACGCCGATCCGTACTACCGGCGCGTCACGTTTGCGCTGGTGCCGCTGCTGTGGGGTGCCTTCATTTACGCGGCCTGGTTCAGCCAGAGCGTGGTGCTGTCGTGGCAGGCGCAGCTCGGGCTGATCCTGTCGACCGGCGGCGTCGGCGGCTTCTGCATCAACCTCGGTCACGAGATCGGCCACAAGCGCGCCCCGCTCGAGCAGTGGCTGGCGCGATTGATCCTGACACCGACCTTCTACGGCCATTTCACGGTCGAACACAATCGCGGCCACCACCGCGATGTCGCCACGCCAAATGATCCGGCCTCATCGCGGATGGGCGAGTCGATCTGGCGCTTCGTACTGCGCGAAATGCCGGGTGCGTTCAGCCGTGCATGGACGCTCGAAAAAGCCCGCCTGCATGCCGACGGCCTGCCGTTCTGGTCGCTGCACAATGCGATCCTGCAGCCGGCCCTGATCACATTTGCGCTGTGGGGCGCGCTGTGTCTGTGGCTGGGTCCGCAGGTGCTGCTGTTCCTGCTGCCGGCGGCGCTGTGGTCGAACTTCCAGCTGACCTCGGCCAACTACATCGAGCACTACGGCCTGCTGCGCCAGGTCAGGTCAAACGGCCGGGTCGAGACCTGCAAACCGCAGCATTCGTGGAACAGCAACCATGTCTTTTCGAACTGGGCCACCTTCCATCTGCAACGCCATTCCGACCACCATGCCCATCCGCTGCGACGCTTCCAGTCGCTGCGGCATTTCGATGCGGCGCCGCAGCTGCCGAACGGTTATTTTGGTATGTTCACGGTCGCGTATTTCCCGCCGCTGTGGTTTGCGGTGATGGATCGGCGGCTGGTCGCCGCAGTCGATCGCGATCCGGACCGGATCAACTTTGCACCGGGTCAGCGCGAGCGGCTGATGGCGCGCCATGGGCTGGTGGCAAAGGAGCAGGCATGA
- a CDS encoding AraC family transcriptional regulator, translating into MPMALYGWSNNPFFDHTMPAETALLQSTTLTAPIYARQLRMLLQQGAVDGDRVLAAAQLDWATLLTDDSRLPQDTVTRLVMAAMAATGKPWLGLDLAASLPVTAHGPLGIAAVTARDIGSLLAVLARYGSLRNEAFSWEWRVTPQGAVLGATEQADWGDARGFVLDLMAGAVLHLIGAATGQLPAGLRVDMPMARPPWAAQYGRYQPVEFRFGQPALALHVAPDARALPCLGADRHAHAMACGECDDALAEQAGRSIAQRVAALLAAAPAGRYPQLVEVAAAVSLTPRTLMRRLRADGVTFQQLLDTARQSRTLWLLQHTHCSVEDIAAQLGYADTSNFSRTVRRWFGATPLVLRQRDGRDG; encoded by the coding sequence GTGCCGATGGCGCTGTACGGCTGGTCGAACAACCCATTTTTTGATCACACGATGCCTGCAGAGACTGCCTTGCTCCAATCGACCACACTGACTGCCCCGATTTATGCGCGCCAGTTGCGCATGCTGCTGCAGCAAGGCGCGGTCGATGGCGACCGCGTGCTGGCTGCCGCGCAGCTGGACTGGGCCACGCTGCTGACCGACGACAGTCGTCTGCCGCAGGACACCGTGACACGGCTGGTCATGGCGGCGATGGCGGCTACCGGCAAGCCCTGGCTGGGACTCGATCTGGCCGCCAGCCTGCCGGTGACGGCCCACGGACCACTTGGCATCGCAGCGGTCACGGCGCGCGACATCGGCAGTTTGCTGGCCGTGCTGGCGCGCTACGGTAGCTTGCGCAACGAGGCGTTTTCGTGGGAGTGGCGGGTCACGCCGCAAGGCGCAGTGCTGGGGGCCACCGAGCAAGCCGACTGGGGCGATGCGCGTGGCTTCGTGCTCGACCTGATGGCCGGTGCAGTGCTGCATCTGATCGGCGCGGCGACCGGCCAGTTGCCGGCCGGCTTGCGTGTCGACATGCCGATGGCACGACCGCCGTGGGCCGCGCAATACGGCCGCTACCAGCCGGTCGAGTTCCGCTTCGGCCAACCGGCACTGGCGTTGCATGTCGCTCCGGACGCACGCGCTTTACCGTGCCTCGGAGCCGATCGACATGCGCATGCGATGGCCTGTGGCGAGTGCGATGACGCGCTGGCAGAACAGGCCGGTCGCAGTATCGCGCAGCGTGTCGCCGCCCTGCTGGCGGCAGCACCGGCGGGCCGCTATCCGCAACTGGTAGAAGTAGCCGCCGCCGTCAGCCTGACCCCGCGCACGCTGATGCGCCGCCTGCGCGCCGACGGCGTCACATTCCAGCAATTGCTGGATACGGCGCGTCAGTCCCGCACGCTCTGGCTGCTGCAACACACCCACTGCAGCGTCGAAGACATCGCCGCCCAGCTCGGTTATGCCGACACGTCCAATTTCAGCAGGACGGTACGGCGCTGGTTTGGCGCGACACCGCTGGTGCTGCGCCAACGCGACGGGCGGGATGGCTGA
- a CDS encoding exodeoxyribonuclease III, with protein MLKIIAANLNGIRSASKKGFFAWIAKQDADFICVQELKAQAADMSPEMLAPEGYHGHFHYAEKKGYSGTGIYSKRLPDQVITGFGTPEFDAEGRYVQCDFGNLSIVSVYCPSGSSGEERQLAKFRFMDVFLPHLAALKASGREVVICGDWNIAHQEIDLKNWKGNKKNSGFLPEERAWLSRLFDEVALVDVFRRVDERAEQYTWWSNRGQAWANNVGWRIDYQIATPGIAATAKAVAIYKDERFSDHAPLTIEYDA; from the coding sequence ATGCTGAAAATCATCGCCGCCAATCTCAATGGCATCCGTTCGGCCAGCAAAAAAGGCTTCTTTGCCTGGATAGCCAAACAGGATGCCGACTTCATCTGTGTCCAGGAACTCAAGGCCCAGGCGGCCGACATGTCGCCGGAAATGCTGGCACCGGAGGGCTACCACGGCCATTTTCACTACGCTGAAAAGAAGGGCTATTCGGGCACCGGCATCTACAGCAAGCGCTTGCCGGACCAGGTCATTACCGGCTTCGGCACGCCCGAATTCGATGCCGAGGGACGCTACGTCCAATGCGACTTCGGCAATCTGAGTATCGTCTCGGTGTACTGCCCGTCGGGCTCGTCGGGCGAGGAACGCCAGCTGGCCAAATTCCGTTTCATGGACGTCTTCCTGCCGCATCTGGCTGCGCTGAAAGCCAGCGGTCGCGAAGTCGTCATCTGCGGCGACTGGAATATCGCGCACCAGGAAATCGACCTGAAAAACTGGAAGGGCAACAAGAAAAATTCCGGCTTCCTGCCCGAGGAACGGGCCTGGCTGTCACGCCTGTTCGACGAGGTTGCGCTGGTTGATGTCTTCCGTCGCGTCGATGAACGTGCTGAGCAATACACCTGGTGGAGCAACCGTGGTCAGGCCTGGGCCAACAATGTCGGATGGCGCATCGATTACCAGATCGCCACACCCGGCATCGCCGCGACCGCGAAGGCGGTGGCGATCTACAAGGACGAGCGGTTTTCCGACCATGCGCCGCTAACGATCGAATACGACGCATAG